A part of Catenulispora sp. MAP5-51 genomic DNA contains:
- a CDS encoding alpha/beta fold hydrolase — protein MSALVLPAIRHRAVTVSGVNVFYRETVPERAEALAAPAVLLLHGFPSSSAQYRRLMDALGGEHRLVAPDYPGFGRTTVPEDFVHSFESLTDVVEAFVEALGLTAGGRRLAVYAFDFGGPVAFRLAERHPEWIAGLIVQNANAYAEGLSEIARSLTAEKPGVPGAEDRVRAILTEEVTRSQYEGGTSDVELIAPDGWTLDQHYLDLPGRDAAQIALALDYHGNVERYPRWQRWLAEHRPPALILWGDGDAFFTVEGAKAYLRDLPDARLHVFRTGHFALEEKLPEMAPLIGDFLDELGRADAVR, from the coding sequence ATGAGCGCTCTTGTCCTGCCCGCGATCCGCCACCGCGCCGTGACCGTCTCCGGCGTGAACGTCTTCTACCGGGAGACCGTCCCCGAACGCGCCGAAGCCCTTGCCGCGCCGGCCGTCCTGCTCCTGCACGGCTTCCCCAGCTCCTCGGCGCAGTACCGGCGCCTGATGGACGCCCTCGGCGGCGAGCACCGCCTGGTCGCCCCGGACTACCCCGGTTTCGGCCGCACGACCGTGCCGGAGGACTTCGTCCACTCCTTCGAGTCCCTCACCGATGTCGTCGAGGCCTTCGTCGAGGCCCTCGGGCTCACCGCCGGCGGCCGCCGCCTGGCCGTGTACGCCTTCGACTTCGGCGGCCCGGTCGCCTTCCGGCTCGCGGAGCGCCACCCGGAGTGGATCGCGGGGCTGATCGTGCAGAACGCCAACGCCTACGCCGAGGGCCTGTCCGAGATCGCCAGGAGCCTGACCGCCGAGAAGCCGGGCGTCCCGGGCGCCGAGGACCGCGTCCGCGCCATCCTCACCGAGGAGGTGACCCGCTCCCAGTACGAGGGCGGCACCTCGGACGTCGAGCTGATCGCCCCCGACGGCTGGACCCTGGACCAGCACTACCTCGACCTGCCGGGCCGGGACGCCGCGCAGATCGCGCTCGCCCTGGACTACCACGGCAACGTCGAGCGCTACCCGCGCTGGCAGCGCTGGCTGGCCGAGCACCGTCCGCCGGCGCTGATCCTGTGGGGCGACGGCGATGCGTTCTTCACCGTCGAGGGCGCGAAAGCGTATCTGCGGGACCTGCCGGACGCGCGGCTGCACGTCTTCCGGACCGGCCACTTCGCCCTGGAGGAGAAGCTTCCCGAGATGGCGCCGCTGATCGGCGACTTCCTCGACGAGTTGGGGCGAGCCGACGCGGTGCGGTAA
- a CDS encoding D-alanyl-D-alanine carboxypeptidase family protein: MRGSLVRRTITVAAACTALICVGTGAATSAGAAAAAAAPTPTPPAPSSTPLGPTVASPGTPPIPPDVQAGSFVIADEATGAILAERAPHDRLRPASTLKVLTALALMPRLDPSAVHLSVPGDIAALATAEPGGSAVGIKPGLSYRVSDLWNAVFLRSGNDAIATLAAMAGGEPATVDLMRQTAQRLHANDTVVVNDDGYDADGQVSTSYDLALMARAGLQDPGFRAYCSLAKAKFPSVNGTTFEIDSENRLLGKYPGMLGVKNGYTSLAHHTFVGAAERNGRMLIVSVFDAGTDIYQQTAKLLDWGFAVPATAAGVDQLAAPDPLLKSAVPNETLPPPDALHSKKQSLSDDDGTLTTPAPAAVTAPHKEAGSTFLGDAFETLLYVLGFLVLAVGGLRARVLWKQRKER; the protein is encoded by the coding sequence ATGCGAGGGTCATTGGTTCGTCGGACCATCACGGTCGCCGCGGCGTGCACGGCGCTGATCTGTGTCGGTACAGGTGCGGCTACAAGTGCGGGAGCAGCCGCGGCGGCTGCGGCGCCCACGCCGACGCCCCCGGCGCCCAGCTCCACGCCGCTCGGGCCGACGGTCGCCAGCCCCGGGACCCCGCCGATCCCGCCGGACGTCCAGGCCGGCTCGTTCGTCATCGCCGACGAGGCCACCGGCGCGATCCTGGCCGAGCGCGCCCCGCACGACCGCCTGCGCCCGGCCTCCACGCTCAAGGTCCTGACCGCGCTGGCCCTGATGCCCCGGCTGGACCCCTCGGCCGTCCACCTCTCGGTGCCCGGCGACATCGCCGCCCTGGCCACCGCCGAGCCCGGCGGCAGCGCGGTCGGCATCAAGCCCGGGCTGTCCTACCGGGTCTCCGACCTGTGGAACGCGGTGTTCCTGCGCTCGGGCAACGACGCGATCGCCACGCTGGCGGCCATGGCCGGCGGCGAGCCGGCGACGGTGGACCTCATGCGCCAGACCGCGCAGCGGCTGCACGCGAACGACACCGTCGTGGTCAACGACGACGGCTACGACGCCGACGGCCAGGTCTCCACCTCCTACGACCTGGCCCTGATGGCGCGCGCGGGCTTGCAGGACCCGGGTTTCCGCGCGTACTGCTCGCTGGCGAAGGCCAAGTTCCCCTCGGTGAACGGCACCACCTTCGAGATCGACAGCGAGAACCGGCTCCTGGGCAAGTACCCCGGCATGCTCGGGGTGAAGAACGGCTACACCTCGCTGGCCCACCACACCTTCGTCGGCGCCGCCGAGCGCAACGGCCGCATGCTCATCGTCTCGGTGTTCGACGCCGGCACCGACATCTACCAGCAGACGGCCAAGCTGCTCGACTGGGGCTTCGCGGTGCCGGCCACGGCGGCCGGCGTGGACCAGCTGGCGGCGCCGGACCCGCTGCTGAAGTCGGCGGTGCCGAACGAGACGCTGCCGCCACCGGACGCGCTGCACTCGAAGAAGCAGTCGCTGTCGGACGACGACGGCACCCTGACCACGCCGGCCCCGGCAGCCGTCACGGCGCCGCACAAGGAGGCCGGGTCCACCTTCCTGGGCGACGCCTTCGAGACGCTGCTCTACGTCCTGGGCTTCCTGGTGCTCGCGGTCGGGGGGTTGCGGGCCCGGGTGCTGTGGAAGCAGCGCAAGGAGCGCTGA
- a CDS encoding polysaccharide biosynthesis protein has translation MTGKPDALWDGPERPALLHTLIIGAGRAGRALARDLRDDESHGLHPIGFLDDAEGTRDAEGTDDAEGTDRPVPPRLGTLADLPRLLDEHTADAVVLAIPGLPTQRVRELTSTVIAAGAVVRHLPWYAAALAREATASDLLPLDVRALIDGPEPYVVSPEVKEIVTGKRVLVTGAGGALGAELCRQLHAFNPDRLFLLGGEKPSRSLLADVWGEEPATDLLDRDEADRTFRDLRPEVVFHAAGLRHPAILERRPSQGVTANVLSTDNLVRAAARHGTERFVRLSTDADPASMLGASHRAAEAVLLGAAQKIGRTGGTSGTTTAGKASKTGKSGKKHRAETVFATVRIGDVLDARDSLLTVLAHEIRAGGPVAVTHPEAARCFATVEEAVALTLEAARMATGGEIYTLGLPEPMRVTEVVSRFTRQYRLPEVPIRYVGQRQSSKALEQGRTIPTAHPQIFTTPDHADSAEDARLPERLDKIYKAAAKNRDPKVRQMLLSLAKSTT, from the coding sequence ATGACCGGAAAGCCCGATGCGCTGTGGGATGGGCCCGAACGGCCCGCCCTGCTGCACACGCTGATCATCGGCGCCGGACGGGCCGGCCGGGCCCTGGCCCGGGATCTGCGCGACGACGAAAGCCACGGACTCCACCCGATCGGCTTCCTCGACGACGCCGAAGGTACCCGTGACGCCGAAGGCACCGACGACGCCGAAGGTACCGACCGCCCGGTACCACCCCGCCTCGGCACCCTGGCCGACCTGCCGCGTCTGCTGGACGAGCACACAGCCGACGCCGTCGTGCTCGCGATCCCCGGCCTGCCGACCCAGCGCGTCCGCGAACTGACCAGCACGGTGATCGCCGCGGGCGCCGTCGTCCGCCACCTGCCCTGGTACGCCGCCGCCCTGGCGCGCGAAGCGACCGCCTCCGACCTGCTGCCCCTGGACGTCAGGGCCCTGATCGACGGCCCGGAGCCGTATGTCGTCTCGCCCGAGGTCAAGGAGATCGTCACCGGCAAGCGCGTCCTGGTCACCGGCGCCGGCGGCGCGCTCGGCGCGGAGCTCTGCCGGCAACTGCACGCCTTCAACCCGGACAGGCTGTTCCTCCTCGGCGGCGAGAAGCCGTCGCGAAGCCTGCTCGCGGACGTATGGGGTGAGGAACCGGCCACCGACCTCCTCGACCGCGACGAGGCCGACCGGACGTTCCGCGACCTGCGGCCCGAGGTGGTGTTCCACGCCGCCGGGCTCAGGCACCCCGCCATCCTGGAACGCCGACCGAGCCAGGGCGTGACGGCCAACGTCCTCAGCACCGACAACCTCGTCCGCGCGGCGGCCCGACACGGCACCGAGCGCTTCGTCCGCCTCTCCACCGACGCCGACCCGGCCTCGATGCTCGGCGCCTCCCACCGCGCCGCGGAAGCCGTCCTGCTCGGCGCCGCCCAGAAGATCGGCAGGACCGGCGGGACCAGCGGGACCACCACGGCAGGCAAGGCCAGCAAGACCGGCAAGTCCGGCAAGAAGCACCGCGCGGAAACCGTGTTCGCCACCGTCCGCATCGGCGACGTCCTGGACGCCCGCGACTCCCTCCTGACCGTCCTGGCCCACGAGATCCGCGCCGGCGGCCCGGTGGCCGTCACCCACCCGGAAGCAGCCCGCTGCTTCGCGACCGTCGAGGAGGCCGTGGCCCTGACGCTGGAAGCAGCCCGGATGGCCACCGGCGGCGAGATCTACACCCTCGGCCTCCCCGAGCCGATGCGCGTCACCGAGGTGGTCTCGCGTTTCACCCGGCAGTACCGACTCCCCGAGGTGCCGATCCGCTACGTCGGGCAGCGCCAAAGCAGCAAAGCCCTCGAACAGGGCAGAACCATCCCCACCGCGCACCCGCAGATCTTCACGACGCCCGACCACGCGGACTCCGCCGAGGACGCGCGCCTGCCGGAACGCCTGGACAAGATCTACAAGGCCGCCGCCAAGAACCGGGACCCGAAGGTGCGTCAGATGCTGCTGAGTCTGGCTAAATCAACAACCTGA
- a CDS encoding LuxR C-terminal-related transcriptional regulator encodes MPTRIVLCDDHTLLTESLAASLAAKGYQVEAVTSTPAQGLAAVASLDPDILMLDVHFPMTVSARAAASPLATAGEQAFPVSRPGSRMVTAGLELARAVLERHPRTKVLMVSATDDPAIVSAALDLGVSGFTRKDQRIDGIVQILERVAAGEVAVDPELLRAAVRHLKAPDVDQAERTLRYLTPREREVLRRIVEGESTKQIARAMDIAQSTARTHVQNVLVKLGAHSRVEASAIVARVGAVDRLGASQ; translated from the coding sequence ATGCCCACCAGGATCGTGCTCTGCGACGACCACACCCTGCTCACCGAGTCCCTGGCCGCCTCGCTGGCCGCGAAGGGCTACCAGGTCGAGGCCGTGACCTCGACGCCGGCGCAGGGGTTGGCCGCTGTGGCGTCCCTGGATCCGGACATCCTCATGCTCGACGTGCACTTCCCGATGACCGTCTCGGCGCGGGCCGCCGCGTCGCCGCTGGCCACGGCCGGGGAGCAGGCGTTCCCGGTGTCGCGGCCGGGGAGTCGGATGGTGACGGCCGGGCTGGAGCTGGCGCGGGCGGTGCTGGAGCGGCATCCGCGGACCAAGGTGCTGATGGTCTCGGCGACCGATGATCCGGCGATCGTCAGCGCCGCGCTGGATCTGGGGGTTTCCGGTTTCACGCGCAAGGACCAGCGGATCGACGGGATCGTGCAGATCCTGGAGCGGGTCGCGGCCGGCGAGGTGGCGGTGGATCCGGAGCTGCTGCGGGCGGCGGTGCGGCATCTGAAGGCGCCGGACGTCGACCAGGCCGAGCGGACGCTGCGCTACCTGACGCCGCGCGAGCGCGAGGTGCTGCGGCGGATCGTCGAGGGCGAGTCCACCAAGCAGATCGCCCGGGCCATGGACATCGCGCAGTCCACGGCCCGCACCCACGTGCAGAACGTGCTGGTCAAGCTGGGTGCGCACTCCCGGGTCGAGGCCTCGGCGATCGTCGCCCGGGTCGGCGCGGTGGACCGGCTGGGCGCCTCGCAGTAA
- a CDS encoding ABC-F family ATP-binding cassette domain-containing protein, whose amino-acid sequence MAPQAVNLVNLENVSKAYTARTLMDKVSLGLSEGDRIGVVGRNGGGKSTLLRVLAKLDEPDSGRVTHTGGLRIAFVGQHDTLDPAATIRHELVADKPDHEWLADARVRDVITGLFGGTDFPAFPEGMDTRIGPLSGGERRRVALAKALINEHDLLLLDEPTNHLDVEGIAWLARHLATAKPALLTVTHDRWFLDAVTTRTWEVVNGQVLDYDGGYSAYVLARAERQRQADTEWDRKQNLLRKELAWLRRGAPARTSKPKFRIDAANQLIAAEPPARDSTELQKFATSRLGRTVYELEDVSYAVGDGVEKKELFKRVTWQLGPGERLGLIGVNGSGKSSLVRLLLGEAHPDSGRVVTGLTVKPAHLSQEVAEIDPTWRVLEAVEKVHSTVEIGKGKTLTAGQLLERFGFAGEKQWTRVGDLSGGERRRLQLLRLLMDAPNVLLLDEPTNDLDIDTLTAFEDILDGWPGSLLVVSHDRYFLERTTDRVAALYGDGRIRLLPGGVDEYLAHREQRPPEVSNSRTTKAPAQPSNSSSGGTGSREDRAVKKELARIERRLDKIAELEAKLHGELSEIGGDYLAAADADAKLRELHEERLRLEDEWLSLSE is encoded by the coding sequence ATGGCACCCCAAGCTGTCAACCTCGTCAACCTGGAGAACGTCTCCAAGGCCTATACCGCCCGCACGCTCATGGACAAAGTCTCCCTGGGCCTGTCCGAGGGCGACCGGATCGGTGTGGTCGGCCGCAACGGCGGCGGCAAGTCCACCTTGCTGCGGGTGCTGGCCAAACTCGACGAGCCCGACTCCGGGCGGGTCACGCACACCGGCGGGCTGCGCATCGCGTTCGTCGGGCAGCACGACACCCTGGATCCGGCGGCGACGATCCGGCACGAGCTGGTCGCGGACAAGCCCGACCACGAGTGGCTGGCCGACGCGCGGGTGCGCGACGTCATCACCGGACTGTTCGGCGGCACCGACTTCCCGGCCTTCCCCGAGGGCATGGACACCCGGATCGGTCCGCTGTCCGGGGGCGAGCGGCGCCGCGTGGCGCTGGCCAAGGCCCTGATCAACGAGCACGACCTGCTGCTGCTCGACGAGCCCACCAACCACCTGGACGTCGAGGGCATCGCGTGGCTGGCCCGGCACCTGGCCACCGCCAAGCCGGCGCTGCTCACCGTCACCCACGACCGCTGGTTCCTGGACGCCGTCACGACCCGCACCTGGGAGGTCGTCAACGGGCAGGTACTGGACTACGACGGCGGCTACTCCGCGTACGTCCTGGCCCGCGCCGAGCGGCAGCGGCAGGCCGACACCGAGTGGGACCGCAAGCAGAACCTGCTGCGCAAGGAGCTGGCGTGGCTGCGGCGCGGCGCCCCGGCCCGGACCAGCAAGCCGAAGTTCCGGATCGACGCGGCCAACCAGCTGATCGCGGCCGAGCCGCCGGCCCGGGACAGCACGGAGCTGCAGAAGTTCGCGACCAGCCGGCTCGGGCGGACCGTCTACGAGCTGGAGGACGTGTCCTACGCCGTCGGGGACGGTGTGGAGAAGAAGGAGCTCTTCAAGCGCGTCACCTGGCAGCTCGGCCCCGGCGAGCGGCTCGGGCTGATCGGCGTCAACGGCTCCGGCAAGTCCTCGCTGGTCCGGCTGCTGCTCGGCGAGGCGCACCCGGACTCGGGGCGGGTCGTCACCGGCCTCACGGTGAAGCCGGCGCACCTGTCGCAGGAGGTCGCGGAGATCGACCCCACCTGGCGGGTGCTGGAGGCCGTCGAGAAGGTCCACTCCACGGTCGAGATCGGCAAGGGCAAGACGCTGACCGCCGGGCAGCTGCTGGAGCGGTTCGGCTTCGCCGGCGAGAAGCAGTGGACGCGGGTCGGCGACCTGTCCGGCGGCGAGCGGCGCCGGCTGCAGCTGCTCAGGCTCCTGATGGACGCCCCGAACGTGCTGCTGCTCGACGAGCCCACCAACGATCTGGACATCGACACCCTCACCGCTTTTGAGGACATCCTCGACGGCTGGCCGGGCAGCCTGCTGGTGGTCAGCCACGACCGCTACTTCCTGGAGCGCACCACCGACCGGGTCGCCGCGCTGTACGGGGACGGCCGGATCCGGCTGCTGCCCGGCGGCGTCGACGAGTACCTCGCCCACCGCGAGCAGCGCCCACCAGAGGTTTCCAACTCCCGCACAACCAAAGCGCCCGCCCAGCCGTCAAACTCCTCAAGCGGCGGTACGGGCTCGCGCGAGGACCGCGCCGTGAAGAAGGAGCTGGCGCGCATCGAACGGCGCCTGGACAAGATCGCGGAGCTGGAGGCCAAGCTGCATGGGGAACTCTCAGAGATTGGGGGAGACTATCTCGCAGCGGCCGATGCGGACGCTAAGCTACGCGAGTTGCATGAGGAACGTCTCCGTCTAGAGGATGAGTGGCTCTCACTCTCCGAGTAG
- a CDS encoding sensor histidine kinase — translation MSTTTDTATPGADMGEPSGGGSAPKDPYIRGTDETVLLDLRELRAQEAADKAAREAAAGRGAGAELATTGTAGAAGTIEVAGTAGTTGAELERYHGSHRRDAVLYADGGTAIPLDRVREVCHDLRQPVAAILMLASAAELRPDVPERVRDVLGEIMSQTEEISATVRQFLDDAKQGVDGLGAPVPCNVAGLAAESVERWRATFDGALDLAAAEDPLHVTVDPVLFKRALGNVLSNGTRAAGDTGRVQVTVRRFETAEGERAVIEVDDSGPGFGNIPSGHGLGLAVVRRTIEAAGGSVELAEGPLGGALVRLVLPVTPIRPLSADDELTKTFHGEISLSQLAAELAAGGPGRHPALAEFEGGLFDDDLFDEDDDDFEDGFEGGFEGGFEDEDEADDEEEFAEEFAEVVETPAPAAPSLTGGHAFLTKLSAWPEPMAIPSTQEQLAIGGPAGPGNPFAARATEQQEAVAVAPATPPPATLPPATPSPAIAPPADNRTYFGLPLKDDPAPQNRLYGGSADIAAHPVPASVFAAHQNAAHTPQAPGEIAAAAHQGRSAAQGPAAQLPAAPAQPPAAAPAFPALSPAANLPASPLAGPAQPAARPSVALPGAAPAAQAPAAVPAAFAAPVTPSAQAAEPPAAAPAFAGPVAPSAQPAATVPPTGHPSAAEPPAAPATQAPAAAPTAFAAPEAAQPTEATPATTPTEPTFDPGDTQPLHIIPTGQDDTALASIQLPSQATLTHPPRIPASALQPVASVQLSLLPGGAF, via the coding sequence ATGAGCACGACCACGGACACCGCCACACCGGGGGCGGACATGGGGGAACCGTCCGGGGGCGGATCCGCGCCGAAGGACCCGTACATCCGCGGCACGGACGAGACCGTCCTGCTGGACCTGCGCGAACTGCGGGCCCAGGAGGCGGCGGACAAGGCGGCGCGCGAGGCGGCCGCCGGGCGCGGCGCGGGCGCGGAGCTCGCGACCACCGGGACTGCCGGGGCCGCCGGAACCATCGAAGTCGCCGGCACCGCCGGCACCACCGGGGCGGAGCTGGAGCGCTACCACGGCTCGCACCGCCGCGACGCCGTGCTGTACGCCGACGGCGGCACCGCGATCCCCCTGGACCGGGTCCGCGAGGTCTGCCACGACCTGCGCCAGCCGGTCGCCGCGATCCTGATGCTGGCCTCGGCGGCCGAACTGCGGCCGGACGTCCCCGAGCGGGTCCGGGACGTGCTGGGGGAGATCATGTCCCAGACCGAGGAGATATCCGCCACGGTCCGCCAGTTCCTCGACGACGCCAAACAGGGCGTCGACGGCCTCGGCGCACCGGTCCCGTGCAACGTCGCGGGCCTGGCGGCGGAGTCCGTGGAGCGCTGGCGGGCCACCTTCGACGGCGCCCTGGACCTGGCCGCCGCCGAGGACCCGCTGCACGTGACGGTCGACCCGGTCCTGTTCAAGCGGGCCCTGGGCAACGTCCTGTCCAACGGCACCCGCGCCGCCGGCGACACCGGCCGCGTCCAGGTGACCGTCCGCCGCTTCGAGACCGCCGAGGGCGAACGCGCGGTGATCGAGGTCGACGACAGCGGCCCCGGCTTCGGCAACATCCCCAGCGGCCACGGCCTCGGCCTGGCCGTGGTCCGCCGCACCATAGAGGCGGCCGGCGGCTCGGTGGAACTGGCCGAGGGCCCCCTGGGCGGCGCCCTGGTCCGCCTGGTCCTCCCGGTCACCCCGATCCGCCCCCTGAGCGCCGACGACGAGCTGACGAAGACCTTCCACGGCGAGATCTCCCTGTCGCAGCTGGCCGCGGAACTCGCGGCGGGCGGCCCCGGCCGGCACCCGGCGCTGGCGGAGTTCGAGGGCGGGCTGTTCGACGACGATCTCTTCGACGAGGACGACGACGACTTCGAGGACGGCTTCGAAGGCGGTTTCGAAGGCGGTTTCGAGGACGAGGACGAGGCCGACGACGAGGAGGAGTTCGCGGAGGAGTTCGCGGAGGTTGTCGAGACCCCGGCGCCCGCCGCTCCCTCGCTGACCGGCGGCCACGCGTTCCTGACCAAGCTCAGCGCCTGGCCGGAGCCGATGGCGATCCCGAGCACGCAGGAGCAGCTGGCGATCGGCGGGCCCGCGGGGCCGGGGAACCCGTTCGCGGCCCGGGCGACGGAGCAGCAGGAGGCGGTCGCGGTCGCCCCCGCAACGCCACCGCCCGCAACGCTCCCCCCGGCAACTCCCTCGCCGGCCATCGCACCGCCGGCCGACAACCGCACCTACTTCGGCCTGCCGCTGAAGGACGACCCGGCGCCCCAGAACCGCCTCTACGGCGGATCCGCGGACATCGCCGCACACCCGGTCCCCGCCAGCGTGTTCGCCGCACACCAGAACGCCGCGCACACACCTCAGGCCCCCGGCGAGATCGCCGCCGCCGCGCACCAGGGCCGGTCGGCGGCGCAGGGCCCTGCCGCCCAGCTGCCCGCTGCTCCCGCTCAGCCGCCTGCTGCCGCACCGGCCTTTCCCGCGCTGTCACCGGCGGCCAACCTGCCCGCGTCCCCGCTGGCCGGTCCGGCGCAGCCCGCCGCCCGGCCCTCGGTCGCCTTGCCTGGCGCCGCGCCAGCCGCTCAGGCTCCTGCCGCCGTGCCTGCCGCCTTCGCCGCACCGGTCACGCCCTCGGCGCAGGCCGCCGAGCCACCCGCCGCCGCGCCTGCCTTCGCCGGTCCGGTAGCGCCCTCGGCGCAGCCCGCCGCCACGGTGCCGCCCACCGGCCACCCCTCGGCCGCCGAGCCGCCCGCCGCGCCAGCCACTCAGGCCCCTGCCGCCGCGCCTACCGCCTTCGCCGCACCGGAAGCCGCCCAGCCCACCGAAGCCACCCCCGCCACCACCCCCACCGAACCCACCTTCGACCCCGGCGACACCCAGCCCCTCCACATCATCCCCACCGGTCAGGACGACACCGCCCTCGCCTCGATCCAGCTCCCCTCCCAGGCGACCCTGACCCATCCGCCGCGCATTCCCGCCTCGGCGCTGCAGCCGGTCGCCTCGGTCCAGCTCTCCCTGCTCCCAGGAGGCGCTTTCTGA
- a CDS encoding response regulator, whose amino-acid sequence MLDASTIGLEDRLEERLDVTGLGEVRILVVDDHRTFAEALASRLRAEPGFGVAATTTIDGARRLIDERRPDVVLLDVDLDGRDGIRFAAEIRASHADVRIVMVTAGEEERRVAEAVRGGVNAWVAKDGSVEHLLQVVRGVLRDETHIPPRLLTYVLSDLMAAEQERNEHETLVGALTPREREVLQCMVSGMTRASIAQHLFLSPNTVRTHMQNVLGKLGVHSTLAAVAVARRAGIGEDPR is encoded by the coding sequence ATGCTTGACGCCTCCACGATCGGACTCGAGGACCGCCTCGAGGAGCGCCTTGACGTGACGGGCCTCGGGGAGGTCCGGATCCTCGTCGTCGACGACCACCGCACCTTCGCCGAGGCCCTGGCCTCGCGCCTGCGCGCAGAACCCGGCTTCGGTGTGGCGGCGACCACCACCATCGACGGCGCCCGCCGCCTGATCGACGAGCGCCGCCCGGACGTGGTCCTGCTCGACGTCGATCTCGACGGCCGAGACGGCATCCGCTTCGCCGCCGAGATCCGCGCGAGCCATGCCGACGTCCGCATCGTCATGGTCACCGCCGGCGAGGAGGAGCGCCGGGTCGCCGAGGCGGTCCGGGGCGGTGTGAACGCCTGGGTCGCCAAGGACGGCTCGGTGGAGCACCTGCTCCAGGTCGTCCGCGGCGTCCTGCGCGACGAGACCCACATCCCGCCGCGCCTGCTCACCTACGTCCTGAGCGACCTGATGGCCGCCGAACAGGAGCGCAACGAGCACGAGACCCTGGTCGGCGCCCTCACCCCGCGCGAGCGCGAGGTGCTGCAGTGCATGGTGTCCGGCATGACCCGGGCCTCCATCGCCCAGCACCTGTTCCTGTCCCCCAACACGGTCCGCACCCACATGCAGAACGTCCTGGGCAAGCTCGGCGTACACTCCACGCTGGCCGCCGTGGCGGTGGCCCGACGTGCCGGAATCGGGGAAGACCCCCGCTGA
- the msrB gene encoding peptide-methionine (R)-S-oxide reductase MsrB has product MAYKVERTEAEWRQHLGPAAYKTLREFGTENPWSGAYVESDDPGNYMCRGCDTALFGSQSKFNAECGWAAFSGPLTDDLIEQHEDRSQGMLRTEIRCATCGSHLGYLFNDAPEEFGGWRYCVNSIGLMLKESMSSTAS; this is encoded by the coding sequence ATGGCGTACAAGGTCGAGCGCACCGAGGCAGAGTGGCGGCAGCATCTGGGACCCGCCGCCTACAAGACCCTGCGCGAGTTCGGAACCGAGAACCCGTGGTCCGGCGCCTACGTCGAGAGTGACGATCCGGGCAACTACATGTGCCGGGGCTGCGACACCGCCCTGTTCGGCTCCCAATCCAAGTTCAACGCCGAGTGCGGGTGGGCCGCCTTCTCCGGCCCCCTCACCGACGACCTCATCGAGCAGCACGAGGACCGTTCGCAGGGCATGCTGCGCACCGAGATCCGGTGTGCCACCTGCGGTTCGCACCTCGGCTACCTGTTCAACGACGCACCGGAGGAGTTCGGCGGCTGGCGCTACTGCGTGAACTCGATCGGGCTGATGCTGAAGGAGTCGATGTCCAGTACGGCTTCCTGA